Proteins encoded in a region of the Paenibacillus wynnii genome:
- a CDS encoding helix-turn-helix domain-containing protein — protein MAHIHYVECNTTHASNFVIDVPVGSHWLLVITKTPAQFWVNGGLKEYPAHSAILYSPSQKVYYRACADHFVNDWIRLESDEPYITESPLPLGVPFALSDPYYCHKLFELIVMEHNFNRDCKESSIDYLLRTLFNKLWESYFQDDITPQYYKLLKLRTAIQTNSGDYWTVSKMASFLQISPGYLQNIYKKTFGISCMDDVINSRIRMAKEYLIHNAQSIAEVASRCGYQNVEHFCRQFKQMTGHTPRNYQKHSRG, from the coding sequence ATGGCCCATATTCACTATGTTGAGTGTAATACTACGCACGCGAGCAATTTTGTTATAGATGTTCCCGTGGGCTCTCACTGGCTCCTTGTAATCACCAAGACCCCGGCGCAATTCTGGGTAAATGGCGGGCTTAAAGAATACCCTGCCCACAGCGCAATTCTCTATAGTCCATCACAGAAAGTCTATTATCGAGCCTGCGCCGACCATTTCGTCAATGACTGGATCCGTTTGGAATCCGATGAACCTTACATTACAGAATCTCCACTTCCGCTCGGTGTTCCCTTTGCCTTGAGTGACCCTTACTATTGCCATAAGCTGTTTGAACTGATTGTCATGGAACACAATTTTAACCGGGATTGCAAAGAATCTTCCATCGATTATTTGCTACGGACGCTGTTCAACAAGTTATGGGAGTCATACTTCCAAGATGATATTACACCTCAATACTACAAATTACTTAAACTGCGCACTGCTATTCAAACCAACTCGGGAGATTACTGGACCGTTTCGAAAATGGCGAGTTTTCTTCAGATCAGTCCAGGCTATCTTCAGAATATCTACAAAAAAACGTTTGGAATCTCCTGCATGGATGACGTTATCAACAGCCGAATTCGTATGGCAAAAGAATACTTAATTCACAATGCTCAAAGCATTGCTGAAGTAGCTTCACGGTGCGGATATCAAAATGTGGAACATTTCTGCCGGCAATTCAAACAAATGACAGGGCATACACCAAGAAATTACCAGAAGCATTCAAGAGGTTAA
- a CDS encoding carboxylesterase/lipase family protein, translating into MLRLVNVENGMVKGLPAADPRIASFKGIPFAAPPIGENRWRSPQPAKDWEGVLQAYEFAPISMQARQEIDDNNIYTREWAVEPDIVMSEDCLYLNIWTPANHTNEKLPVYVWYFGGGLQVGHPAEMEFDGERIARRGIVVVTINYRLNVFGFLCHPEITAEAPEAPANFGNLDQQAATRWVKRNIAAFGGDPDNITVGGQSAGGFSIMSQLTSPQNEGLFHRAIIQSGTFTNLYPGTLMPLHRNDLKEAEQDGVEFFNYLGVSSLSEARKLDTIYLRDKAVEYQGFWGTVTDQVFQVGNPFDLFLQNKRCMVPVMFGHTSSEFFSVPDTETINDFKKMAVDMFGDDASTFLELSGVQSDNIEEVKKRASVNGIEYAIRLAAQTHADIGGETPLFYYNFDAEIPGWDNPGPFHSVDLWFFFETLAKCWRPFVGKHYDLARQMCNYWANFIRSGDPNGQDSTGEELPRWEPYTSKEPYGMLFTDQVEYSKQQPTEMMIFLVQQYFKKNRFALQQE; encoded by the coding sequence ATGCTTAGATTAGTCAATGTTGAGAATGGAATGGTTAAGGGGTTGCCGGCAGCCGACCCCCGAATTGCGAGCTTCAAGGGGATACCGTTCGCTGCTCCACCTATAGGTGAAAACCGCTGGCGCTCCCCGCAACCGGCTAAAGATTGGGAAGGTGTGCTGCAAGCCTACGAGTTCGCGCCAATCTCAATGCAGGCTAGGCAAGAAATCGACGACAACAACATCTATACCCGGGAATGGGCCGTAGAACCAGATATCGTTATGAGTGAGGATTGCCTTTATCTGAATATATGGACGCCTGCCAATCATACCAACGAAAAACTTCCGGTATATGTATGGTATTTTGGCGGAGGATTACAGGTAGGCCATCCAGCTGAGATGGAGTTCGATGGCGAACGCATTGCACGCCGGGGTATTGTGGTGGTCACAATCAATTATCGTCTGAATGTTTTCGGATTTCTCTGTCATCCCGAAATAACGGCGGAAGCACCGGAGGCACCCGCTAACTTTGGTAACCTCGATCAACAGGCAGCAACAAGATGGGTTAAGCGTAATATTGCTGCATTCGGCGGCGACCCTGATAACATCACCGTAGGTGGACAATCCGCCGGTGGCTTTAGTATTATGAGCCAGCTCACATCGCCTCAGAACGAGGGTCTTTTTCATCGGGCGATTATTCAAAGTGGTACCTTTACGAATCTTTACCCGGGAACACTTATGCCTTTACATCGGAATGATTTGAAAGAGGCTGAACAGGACGGTGTCGAATTTTTCAATTATCTCGGTGTATCCTCACTTTCGGAGGCCCGAAAACTGGATACGATCTATCTTCGCGACAAGGCTGTAGAGTACCAAGGATTCTGGGGCACAGTCACAGATCAGGTGTTCCAGGTAGGCAATCCGTTTGATTTATTCCTTCAAAACAAGCGCTGTATGGTGCCGGTAATGTTCGGTCATACCTCTTCCGAATTCTTTAGTGTCCCGGATACTGAGACAATTAACGATTTCAAGAAGATGGCCGTAGATATGTTCGGCGACGATGCCAGTACGTTTCTGGAACTTAGTGGCGTTCAGTCGGATAATATTGAGGAGGTCAAGAAGAGGGCTTCAGTAAATGGGATAGAATACGCGATTCGCCTTGCTGCACAGACCCATGCCGACATCGGTGGCGAGACTCCGTTGTTCTATTATAATTTCGATGCTGAAATACCAGGCTGGGACAATCCAGGACCCTTCCACTCGGTGGATCTCTGGTTCTTTTTTGAGACGCTTGCTAAATGCTGGAGACCGTTTGTCGGTAAGCACTATGATTTGGCCCGTCAGATGTGCAATTATTGGGCCAACTTCATCCGTTCAGGAGACCCGAACGGCCAAGACTCTACGGGGGAGGAATTACCTCGATGGGAGCCCTATACATCTAAAGAGCCGTATGGAATGCTATTCACAGATCAGGTCGAGTATTCCAAACAACAACCGACTGAGATGATGATTTTCCTTGTGCAGCAGTATTTTAAGAAGAACAGATTTGCGCTTCAACAGGAATGA
- a CDS encoding family 43 glycosylhydrolase codes for MPTKQGFNPYLPSWEYIPDGEPYVFEGRVYVYGSHDRFNGHAFCLNDYVCWSAPEDNLADWQYEGVIYRTTDDPLNPEGSMCLYAPDVTVGPDGRYYLYYVLDKVPVVSVAVCDKPGGKYEFYGYVRYADGTRLGERGGDEPQFDPGVLTEGENTYLYTGFCAYGDLSRNGAMATVLGPDMLTIIEEPVFVAPSQPYSKGSGFEGFEFFEAPSIRKRGDTYYLIYSSISMHELCYATSQHPNRDFIYQGVIISNCDLHMDTYKPADQPMYYGGNNHGSIIEINGEWYIFYHRHTNGTAFSRQGCIERIEFREDGTIPQVEITSCGPNGAPLEGWGEYPAYLACHLFCKDQEMYTGGFGRTGAWMDSRFPKITQDGRDDEEEIGYIANMTDSATAGFKYFVCEGVAKVKIKVRGYCQGAFEVKTSWDGPALGRIPVGYTNVWKEYSTNLVIPDGVQALYFTYTGNGAASLASFTLE; via the coding sequence ATGCCAACAAAACAAGGATTTAATCCATATCTACCCTCTTGGGAGTATATCCCTGACGGCGAACCATATGTTTTTGAAGGCAGAGTGTATGTGTACGGCTCGCATGACCGTTTTAACGGACACGCTTTTTGCTTGAACGACTATGTCTGCTGGTCGGCACCTGAGGACAATCTGGCTGATTGGCAGTATGAGGGAGTCATCTACCGGACTACGGATGACCCGCTTAATCCGGAAGGCAGCATGTGCCTGTATGCACCGGATGTCACCGTGGGACCGGACGGACGTTATTATCTCTATTATGTGTTGGACAAGGTTCCAGTCGTTTCGGTCGCTGTCTGCGACAAGCCGGGCGGAAAATATGAATTCTACGGCTATGTAAGATATGCGGATGGAACACGCCTGGGGGAGCGGGGAGGCGACGAGCCGCAGTTTGACCCAGGTGTACTGACAGAAGGAGAGAACACCTACTTGTATACCGGATTTTGCGCGTATGGAGACCTTTCCAGAAATGGTGCGATGGCAACGGTACTTGGTCCGGATATGCTAACAATTATTGAAGAACCTGTATTTGTTGCGCCGAGTCAGCCCTATAGCAAGGGTAGTGGATTCGAAGGGTTTGAGTTCTTCGAGGCTCCTTCCATCCGCAAAAGGGGAGATACCTATTACCTTATCTATTCCTCAATTTCCATGCATGAACTGTGCTATGCGACCAGCCAGCATCCGAACAGAGACTTCATATACCAGGGAGTCATTATAAGTAATTGTGATCTTCATATGGATACGTACAAGCCGGCGGATCAACCGATGTATTATGGAGGCAATAACCATGGCAGCATTATTGAAATCAACGGTGAATGGTACATCTTCTATCACAGGCACACCAACGGGACGGCATTCAGCCGGCAGGGCTGTATCGAAAGGATAGAGTTTCGTGAGGATGGTACTATTCCCCAGGTGGAGATTACATCCTGTGGTCCGAACGGGGCACCGCTCGAAGGATGGGGAGAATATCCGGCATACCTGGCCTGTCATTTGTTCTGCAAAGATCAGGAAATGTACACCGGGGGCTTCGGCCGTACCGGAGCATGGATGGACAGCCGGTTTCCGAAGATTACCCAGGACGGCAGAGACGATGAAGAGGAAATCGGCTATATTGCCAATATGACAGATTCGGCTACCGCCGGTTTTAAATATTTCGTGTGCGAGGGAGTGGCCAAGGTCAAAATCAAGGTGCGCGGATATTGCCAGGGTGCTTTTGAAGTCAAAACCAGCTGGGACGGACCAGCACTTGGGCGGATACCGGTAGGCTATACGAATGTCTGGAAAGAATATTCTACTAACCTGGTTATTCCGGACGGCGTACAGGCACTGTATTTTACATATACCGGAAATGGCGCTGCTAGTCTGGCTTCATTTACTTTGGAATAA